The nucleotide window AACCACAGCAAAAGTTTGTCAAAGCGGTGTGTCTGACGTCACACTCCCATAATGCACGCGCTCTGAAACTCCAGCGCTGCACTGGAAAACCCAGGCCCTGAAAATAATAAAATAGTTTTACAAAATATCTCAGAGAAAAGGAACAAGAACCGATTACCGAACGTTTTAAAGGTACGTTTATGCCAATTTCTAACAGAAAAGTCCCAAATATAAGTCTGCCAGCCTGATAGTAAAAATCGACTCATGCCGAGCAACTTCGTGACATGAACTTGCTGAATTTCTTTTGCAGTTTTCAAATAGTAGTGTAATACGTCTATTTCTGTTAATTACTTAATTACTATCTGTAATAATGAAAAGCATAACTGTTCCGCTGGCGCTCACCAAATGTTCAGAATACAAAAGTgttaaaaagttttttttttaaatgttcgtCCTTATCTTCGCACTACGTGCCACCATTACGTTTTTTTCGATCATGAATTACATTAGCTAGTCCCATTTATCGAGTTTTCTGTTTACTCTATATTCTAATTGACTAGCGTTGCGTGATTGAGATAGTCGtttaaaaaacacatttctgaAACACATCATTAAAGATCATATACAGGTTGAGCAGCTCGAGTTGATGATTAACCATATGTTCGTTGTATTTAGAAACTTGGTTGGTTTTCAAGTGTTACTAACATACCTTGTTTTACATTGTGTTGAGATCAGAGACGGTTTTGTAGTTAGAATTTTCTAATATAGAAAACCTTGGCTCATCATGCCACCCAATTTCCACAAGAGGGCACTATATGACTAGAATATTGATCTGCAGCACTTGCACAATTATAACCATCGTTGTACTAAATCCTCAACTTCAATTTATTGCGACAGTTTTCCTTTTTTCACCTGTGTAATTGCAAAATCCGAGGAACTCCATTACATTACAATTTCAAAGTAATTACTGAAGTACTGTGTAATTACACTGTTACTACCAATGACATATGTCTATGGTTATTACACAGGTATAGGTATGGGGTGTGTCAGGCACCAGTGTGACTGTGGGTAATTTCATCACACAACAACTATAGGCTGATCTGTGCTTATTTGTGCTTATATATAGGGCTGTAATCATGAAGAACTGCCACTCACATTCAACCCCTTCTCTGGCTGGTGTGGCTGGATGAGACCGGGAGAAGAACCACACAACTTACCCAAGAATTAGCctctggagagacacacacacacacacacacacacacacacacacacacacacacacacacacacacacatacaactcaCACAAGCTCAGGTAGGTTCATACACATCCAGTCCGAGCTTTAACGGCTGagtgtttgactcctctcctttCATCGCCCAGGCCCTATTGGGTTGCTATGGCAGCTGCTGCTGCAGAACCACCCCATCTGATAGAAGCTTGTACTGGAAAGGGAGACAGGCGGACAGACCGTCGCCTGGAGAGAGTACGAAACACTCCACTAACAGCATTCAGCAGCACTCAACACCCCACTCTCCATTAAGGGTGGAGCCAAGGTTGTCAAGTTTGAAGGTCCTCTCTTAAAATACCCCATGAGTCTGCTCAGGCTTATGCTCCGTTGCCCTCTGCAGAAGACCCAGCGCTGTTTCCTCTGCTAGAAGATGTTCCAACAGAAGGAGCACCTGAAAAGCCACCTGCAGGCCCATGACGCCAACAGGCAGGTGTTCCAATGCCAGGAGTGTGGCAAACAGTACAGCACTCAGCTGGGTTACCGGCGCCACCTTCTGGCCACTCacacccccacctccctctctggtgAGCTCCATTTCCAGGAGGGAGAGCCCACCCTGCTGGAGCAGCTAGGGAGCCACACCGACAGGCCTCAGCCACTGGGGGGTGCCACCGACGCCATCAGGGAGAGGAAGTATTCGTGCGAGCGTTGCGACCGACGCTTCTACACCCGCAAGGATGTGCGGCGCCACGCTGTGGTGCACACGGGCCGCCGGGACTTCCTGTGCCCGCGCTGTGCCCAGCGCTTTGGCCGCAGGGACCATCTGACACGCCACCTGAAGAAGAGCCACGTCCAGGAGGCCACACCCACTACCCCCACAGCCACACCTGCCCCCACCACACCTGGCCCCGTAAAGGAGGAGCAGAGTCCTGTGTCATGTGGCATGGGGCCCCCCTCAAAGGAGCCCATAGAGACCTTCCCCATGGACATGTACAGCAGCTACCCCCTGCAGACCATGTCCAATCCAGGCATGGGCCACCACCACCATTCCCTCATGCAGGTTTCCCTGTCCACGGCCATGGGTGTTGGCCGCCACATGCCGGACCCCGctccccatccccaccaccaccttccccagccccagcagcaacagcagcctTATGGCCACATGCCCAGGTACCAGCATGGATCTACCTCATACCCACACCCTGACACGGAGAGCTTTCTCATGGACCTGCAGAGTGGGCTGCCTCCACACCTGACCGcagcctcctcctctacctcctcctctcctcagaggGAGGTGCTCTCAGAAGCCCAGGGTGGGCCAGGGGCCGGGGACCCCCACATTCTGTCCAGGAGCCCCGCTCTCTCCTCGGCCGAGTTGTCATGCGCTGCTAACATGGACCTGGGTCCTCTCCTGGGCTTCCTGCCATTCGGCTTGCCTCCCTACAGTGCTCATATGAGTATGGGAGGTCTGGTAATTGGCTACCCCTCTAGCTCCACCTCCACTGAGCcgccctcctcctccagtcccctGCCTTCTCAGGCCCCAGGAGGCCTTACCTTCCTGCAGCCTCCACAACCGCACGCACCCCAGGGTCCCGGAAcccacaaccacaacaacaaccagctaCCTCAGGGGTTCAGCAACCCTGGAATGAGCACTTCCACCTCCCTACCTCGCTACTACCAGGCCTTTCAACAGTGAGCAGCCTGAGACCATGTGACCCACATGATCTAACACCAGGCCAAGGGACACTTCAAATAGTCACAAATAAAGCCTCCAATAGAATGTGTTGTGTTTAGAACTGGGATGGGCAAGTGGAATTTTGTTGTCCCCTTTCTTAACagcggagagggagggggggggttacagTTAACACGTTTAGCAATGGGGCAGAGTGAAGATTTAGCAATTTTATAACAAATTTCATTCATTTCTACAAATTTGTGCATTGATGCATTGGTGCATTGATCCGCAGgtcagttgcccatccctggtctaaAATGACCAGAATACAACACAAGtgatacatacactatatatacaaaagtatgtggacacccttcaaaTCAGTGTATTGGGCTATTTGCGCCACACCTGTTGCAGACAGGTGTAtagaatcgagcacacagccatacaatctccatagacgaacattggcaatagaatggccttactgaagagctctgactttcaacgtggcaccgtcattggattccaccttttcaacaagtcagtttgtgaaatttctgccctgctagagctaccccAGTCAACTGTTCCAgacagcaggtgtccacatacttttcatCGTGTGGTGTATATGCTTTCAATGTGCttgcatttaaaaaataaataaaaatacagacATTTTCAGTCCTTAAAAACGATGCTCATTAAGCTTTCGGTGGCAATAATTTCCATTATGACGTTGAACACAATGAACCACCTCATCAGTATTACCTCATCCGATTTAAAATAAACTTGAGCAGAAGGAGAATAGGGGGAGTGTCTTTTAGCAACCCAAATGTTGTTTTACTGAAACCTGTTAGAAATAGGCCAAGTGGTTGCACTTTGGAAAGATCGCGTCAGGTCTATACAATGTGGACATAAGTGCTACATGACACCTGCCACTCATCTTGATTATTTTTTTTCAACAATG belongs to Oncorhynchus masou masou isolate Uvic2021 unplaced genomic scaffold, UVic_Omas_1.1 unplaced_scaffold_97___fragment_2___debris, whole genome shotgun sequence and includes:
- the LOC135538810 gene encoding zinc finger protein PLAGL2-like, producing the protein MFQQKEHLKSHLQAHDANRQVFQCQECGKQYSTQLGYRRHLLATHTPTSLSGELHFQEGEPTLLEQLGSHTDRPQPLGGATDAIRERKYSCERCDRRFYTRKDVRRHAVVHTGRRDFLCPRCAQRFGRRDHLTRHLKKSHVQEATPTTPTATPAPTTPGPVKEEQSPVSCGMGPPSKEPIETFPMDMYSSYPLQTMSNPGMGHHHHSLMQVSLSTAMGVGRHMPDPAPHPHHHLPQPQQQQQPYGHMPRYQHGSTSYPHPDTESFLMDLQSGLPPHLTAASSSTSSSPQREVLSEAQGGPGAGDPHILSRSPALSSAELSCAANMDLGPLLGFLPFGLPPYSAHMSMGGLVIGYPSSSTSTEPPSSSSPLPSQAPGGLTFLQPPQPHAPQGPGTHNHNNNQLPQGFSNPGMSTSTSLPRYYQAFQQ